One window of Mediterraneibacter butyricigenes genomic DNA carries:
- a CDS encoding DUF6070 family protein, which produces MKRKSILLVLCIGMVLISCKNIKTLNDSDVKNEKSQKKTVMEIQDKGYDLPIDEKKKKEVVNDCEENMEAIRDIYSEFNGMQEADQNVARQMMDRMKEIIKQNGNPVRGSDHYSVMENYQKMEMFLNAARQEEKDNVILYEIDIDGGITRKEYTYDGENMFVMSAKMLWNDDTEPMLTYISLSKIKEWKYTEYGNFCYEVCVPEPPEVTEIVDGSCIIRVRPLNEECLEYSERYVGPLGYQGNNLLCSNWNIENMQDLDYNGVFEYLYNMKYGEKFSNETGVAGVTADEFESVIMTYLPVTAEELKEWAVYDEQSNTYAWQRLGCGNYAPTHFGLSLPEVIEIKYNEDGTVVLTINAVCDSVVCNDAVITHELTVKFQNDGSVHYVGNRILDNGIDNIPKYQYRLDKLQD; this is translated from the coding sequence ATGAAAAGAAAAAGCATCTTGTTAGTACTTTGTATAGGAATGGTTCTGATTTCCTGCAAAAACATAAAAACACTAAACGATTCAGATGTAAAAAATGAGAAGAGTCAGAAAAAAACTGTTATGGAAATTCAAGATAAGGGATATGATTTGCCAATTGATGAAAAAAAGAAAAAGGAAGTAGTGAACGATTGTGAAGAGAATATGGAGGCCATCCGAGATATTTATTCTGAATTTAATGGAATGCAAGAAGCGGATCAGAATGTTGCCAGGCAAATGATGGATCGGATGAAAGAGATTATCAAACAAAATGGAAATCCGGTAAGGGGTTCAGATCATTATTCTGTTATGGAAAATTATCAGAAGATGGAAATGTTTTTGAATGCTGCCAGGCAAGAAGAAAAAGACAACGTAATTTTATATGAAATTGATATAGATGGAGGAATTACCAGAAAAGAATATACATATGATGGGGAAAACATGTTTGTTATGTCAGCAAAAATGTTGTGGAACGATGATACAGAGCCGATGCTTACCTATATTTCTCTTTCAAAAATAAAGGAATGGAAATACACAGAATATGGGAACTTTTGCTATGAAGTATGTGTACCGGAACCACCGGAAGTGACAGAAATTGTTGATGGAAGTTGTATTATCCGAGTTAGACCATTAAATGAGGAATGCCTGGAATATTCAGAAAGATATGTAGGGCCATTGGGTTATCAGGGAAACAATCTACTGTGCTCAAACTGGAATATAGAGAATATGCAAGATCTGGACTATAATGGGGTTTTTGAATATCTTTATAATATGAAATACGGGGAAAAATTTAGCAATGAAACTGGAGTAGCAGGAGTTACGGCAGATGAGTTTGAAAGTGTAATTATGACATATCTTCCTGTTACCGCAGAAGAACTAAAAGAATGGGCGGTGTATGATGAACAAAGTAATACTTATGCGTGGCAACGTTTGGGATGTGGTAATTATGCACCAACACATTTCGGATTATCATTGCCGGAAGTAATTGAAATCAAGTATAATGAAGATGGAACAGTTGTATTGACTATAAATGCAGTTTGTGATTCTGTAGTGTGTAATGATGCGGTTATTACACATGAACTTACGGTGAAATTTCAGAATGATGGATCGGTTCATTATGTTGGAAACAGGATTTTAGATAATGGAATCGATAATATACCAAAATATCAGTATCGATTAGATAAGTTGCAGGATTGA
- a CDS encoding DUF6070 family protein: protein MLLEKMQQYWMSILKNKKIFTKNYYKCKILTVILIILMVFTGCRQERITEKVQKKETVESAMYAEAKETAQIFQNIYIQEKSELNTLKTKRKIINCLKMQGYAAVDRDNQIDMVNSEKVEKFCKAAEKEEQAAVDIVVVFDEGEIIQYHLESMDGKVDVRLCQVEWKDNNPQAEYYDEYEAYAWKYTEKGYLFIEEYRPPGFDGAPGETGFRVQPLNETCRELNRKYVMPLGYTLNNLLITNWDEQNYTELDFYDLYEKMYHMKYGKQVSYEANFGGAEYEVPEDEFEEVLQTYLPFDSTEIEKGTFYNCDDKTFRYRPRGLYDCEFPYEPYPEVISYEKLHDGTLKLTIEAVWEIRMLDQAITSELIIKPMKDGSFQYLSNKVIKSDQNANAGWYMPRLTEEEWKANYSNN, encoded by the coding sequence ATGTTGTTAGAAAAGATGCAACAGTATTGGATGAGTATTTTAAAGAATAAAAAAATTTTTACAAAAAATTATTACAAATGTAAGATTTTGACGGTGATATTGATAATTCTTATGGTTTTTACAGGATGCAGACAAGAAAGAATCACAGAAAAAGTACAAAAGAAAGAAACTGTAGAATCTGCAATGTATGCTGAAGCGAAAGAAACGGCACAAATTTTTCAGAATATCTATATACAGGAGAAGTCAGAGTTAAATACATTAAAAACGAAAAGAAAAATTATCAATTGTCTGAAAATGCAAGGATATGCGGCAGTAGATCGTGATAATCAGATTGATATGGTCAACAGTGAAAAGGTAGAAAAATTTTGCAAAGCAGCGGAAAAAGAAGAACAGGCAGCAGTTGACATTGTTGTCGTATTTGATGAAGGGGAAATTATACAATATCATTTAGAGTCAATGGATGGAAAGGTGGATGTTCGATTATGTCAGGTTGAATGGAAAGATAATAATCCACAGGCCGAATATTATGATGAATATGAAGCGTATGCGTGGAAATATACGGAAAAAGGATATTTGTTTATTGAAGAGTACCGTCCACCGGGATTTGATGGAGCACCGGGGGAGACTGGATTCAGAGTACAGCCATTGAACGAAACGTGCAGAGAATTGAATCGGAAATATGTTATGCCGTTAGGGTATACGCTTAATAATCTATTGATTACAAATTGGGATGAGCAGAATTATACGGAACTTGATTTTTATGACCTTTATGAAAAAATGTATCATATGAAATATGGAAAGCAAGTCTCCTATGAAGCAAATTTCGGTGGAGCAGAATATGAAGTTCCAGAAGATGAGTTTGAAGAGGTTTTGCAGACATATTTACCATTTGACAGTACTGAGATTGAAAAGGGAACTTTTTATAACTGTGATGACAAAACTTTTAGATACAGACCGAGAGGATTGTATGATTGTGAATTTCCATATGAGCCATATCCGGAAGTTATTTCATATGAAAAATTGCACGATGGAACATTAAAACTTACGATAGAAGCAGTATGGGAAATTAGAATGTTAGACCAGGCAATTACCAGTGAATTGATTATAAAACCTATGAAAGACGGAAGTTTTCAGTATTTATCAAATAAAGTAATCAAATCAGATCAAAATGCAAATGCAGGGTGGTATATGCCAAGATTGACAGAAGAAGAGTGGAAAGCAAATTATAGCAATAATTAG
- a CDS encoding penicillin-binding transpeptidase domain-containing protein, producing MKRRRKKQNIQKSYVCKIFGLIVAITVIAVSGGVLLKRTITESPEDTLVEYMNHIEKKEYEVMYTMIDSDEKVYLTKEEYIQRNSKIYEGIEVSDIKISHIAVKEKKADTVTLSYETSCNTIAGTIQFDNMVELKKTKQGYKLVWQDSLIFPDLESDDKISVTTSKAERGEILDRNGKMLAGKGVATSVGIIPGKLEDRNVSLEKIAELLKIDVETINNKLTAKWVKEDSFVPIETIPKVKETDLMKIQPEEKTLEEQERQNKLLEIPGVMLSDVEVRSYELGEAAAHLIGYVQSVTAEDLENHPGEGYTNESVIGRSGLEKLYEKQLKGKDGCDIKILDSDGEEKEVLVSTFKEDGKDIRLTIDSDLQKSLYEQFKEDPGCSVAMNPYTGEVLALVSTPSYDNNEFIRGLSSEKWTSLNEDEKKPLYNRFRQVWCPGSTFKPVVAGIGLKTETIDPKEDFGNEGLEWQKDSSWGSYQVTTLHEYEPVIMKNAIIYSDNIYFAKAALKIGSENFMNTLNEIGFNQDIPFEIAMQESTYSNTDKIETEIQLADSGYGQGQILVNPLHLASIYTSFLNEGNMVKPYLTYEEEAAGEIWIENAFTKENVEEIMQGVEGVVNNPEGTGYAAHRDDILLAGKTGTAELKATKEDTSGKEIGWFSVFTAEKNVDRPILLISMVENVKGIGGSGYVVRKDATVLDEYFKE from the coding sequence ATGAAAAGAAGACGAAAAAAGCAAAATATCCAAAAATCTTACGTTTGTAAGATTTTTGGGCTGATAGTAGCTATAACAGTAATTGCTGTTTCAGGAGGTGTTTTATTAAAAAGGACGATAACGGAATCACCAGAAGACACACTTGTGGAATATATGAATCATATTGAAAAAAAGGAATATGAAGTAATGTATACTATGATAGATTCAGATGAAAAAGTTTATTTGACAAAAGAAGAATACATACAACGAAATTCTAAGATATACGAAGGAATAGAGGTCAGTGACATTAAAATCAGTCATATAGCTGTGAAAGAGAAAAAAGCAGATACAGTTACGCTTTCGTATGAAACATCATGTAATACAATTGCCGGAACAATACAGTTTGATAATATGGTAGAACTGAAAAAAACAAAACAGGGATATAAATTAGTATGGCAGGATAGTTTGATTTTTCCAGATTTAGAGAGTGATGATAAAATAAGCGTTACTACCTCAAAAGCGGAGCGAGGAGAAATATTAGATCGGAATGGTAAAATGCTTGCAGGAAAAGGTGTAGCGACATCGGTTGGTATTATACCGGGAAAGCTGGAAGACAGGAATGTATCTCTTGAAAAAATAGCAGAGTTATTGAAGATAGACGTAGAAACAATAAATAACAAACTTACAGCAAAGTGGGTGAAAGAAGATTCTTTTGTACCAATTGAAACTATTCCGAAAGTAAAAGAAACAGATTTAATGAAAATACAGCCAGAAGAAAAGACGCTTGAGGAGCAGGAGCGTCAGAATAAACTTCTGGAAATTCCGGGGGTTATGTTGTCAGATGTGGAAGTTAGATCCTATGAGTTAGGGGAAGCAGCCGCTCATTTAATTGGTTATGTACAATCTGTAACGGCAGAGGATTTGGAAAATCATCCGGGGGAAGGATATACAAACGAAAGTGTAATCGGAAGGTCTGGGTTGGAAAAATTATACGAAAAGCAATTAAAAGGAAAAGATGGTTGTGATATAAAGATTCTAGATAGCGATGGGGAAGAAAAAGAAGTTCTTGTAAGCACTTTTAAAGAAGATGGTAAAGATATAAGATTGACGATAGATTCTGACTTGCAAAAATCATTATATGAGCAGTTTAAAGAAGATCCGGGGTGCTCTGTTGCAATGAATCCTTATACAGGAGAAGTATTGGCCTTGGTCAGTACTCCATCTTATGACAATAATGAATTTATACGAGGACTATCATCAGAAAAATGGACATCATTAAATGAAGATGAAAAGAAACCTTTATATAATCGTTTCCGTCAAGTATGGTGTCCTGGTTCAACATTTAAGCCAGTTGTAGCAGGAATTGGGTTGAAAACGGAAACCATAGATCCAAAAGAGGATTTTGGAAATGAAGGTCTGGAATGGCAGAAAGATTCGTCCTGGGGGTCTTATCAAGTGACAACACTTCATGAGTATGAACCGGTTATTATGAAGAATGCAATTATTTATTCTGATAATATTTACTTTGCAAAGGCTGCTCTTAAAATTGGAAGTGAAAATTTTATGAATACTTTAAATGAAATAGGCTTTAATCAGGATATACCGTTTGAGATTGCGATGCAGGAATCAACATATTCAAATACGGATAAAATAGAAACAGAAATACAACTGGCAGATAGTGGCTATGGACAAGGGCAGATTCTTGTAAATCCGTTACATTTGGCAAGTATTTATACTTCGTTTTTAAATGAAGGGAATATGGTAAAGCCGTATTTAACATACGAAGAAGAGGCTGCCGGTGAAATATGGATAGAAAATGCTTTTACCAAAGAAAATGTAGAAGAAATTATGCAAGGTGTAGAAGGTGTTGTAAATAATCCAGAAGGAACCGGATATGCGGCACATCGTGACGATATTTTACTGGCTGGAAAAACGGGGACAGCAGAGTTGAAAGCAACGAAAGAAGATACTTCTGGTAAAGAAATCGGGTGGTTTTCAGTGTTTACAGCAGAGAAAAATGTAGACAGACCAATTCTTCTCATCAGTATGGTTGAGAATGTGAAAGGAATCGGTGGAAGTGGTTATGTTGTTAGAAAAGATGCAACAGTATTGGATGAGTATTTTAAAGAATAA
- a CDS encoding P-loop NTPase fold protein encodes MKADNIKNIISDIDHLPYRAILFDGTWGIGKSYAVNEALEANPNVCKISMFGLKDTRQIYHEALFQLALKNNIGGKIGEIANNILDGASKIWDKVGQAKEAVQSIVNEREMFLLLSKEFTSVHIIVIDDLERMSDDINLEDIFGIIEELKQCNYVKVIVIANTDEIQSDKKVVFEKYNEKVIERIYHITERAEKVTWSKMNIHADFVEKFLEIHKVKNLRTLEKAQRFFEDVKLFCNSDMSEQFKKELKLICFAVVVESVENLYYKEIDSDNTDSVEKMTNTIGNMLQHRIGRYLYGIKCSTNLVEMILKYYEEGVLNEEQLDAEYKLFLNSGGKSNYYKSDEEIRSVLPILREKMLEAKSLAELNEFADAYVVWSDVLEENNESVLSEYRNILEEMLEKTVLDGKEEMLSYSYDLFHMSAEKIKRIYQEENKEMMKFLIETYVGYLKKTTHGKKAYDYSYKLRNNFDSSYYHDIIISEIDNLYNRISFPVDNVDEDRYHTCYNIMYVLYHSDAEKFLQYCKKIKEDCDHMSRHRIEVLVEEIVKK; translated from the coding sequence ATCATCTACCGTATAGAGCAATTTTATTTGATGGAACATGGGGAATTGGAAAATCTTATGCGGTAAATGAGGCATTAGAAGCAAATCCCAATGTTTGTAAAATATCAATGTTTGGTTTGAAAGACACTAGGCAAATATATCATGAAGCTTTATTTCAATTGGCTTTAAAGAATAATATTGGTGGGAAAATAGGTGAAATAGCTAATAATATTTTAGATGGCGCATCAAAAATCTGGGATAAAGTTGGTCAGGCAAAGGAAGCAGTACAAAGTATAGTCAATGAAAGAGAAATGTTTCTATTATTGTCAAAAGAGTTTACTTCTGTTCATATTATTGTAATAGATGACTTGGAAAGAATGAGTGATGACATAAATTTGGAAGATATATTTGGAATTATAGAAGAACTCAAGCAATGTAATTATGTAAAAGTTATTGTGATTGCGAATACAGATGAAATACAATCGGACAAAAAAGTTGTATTTGAAAAGTATAATGAAAAGGTCATTGAAAGAATATATCATATTACAGAACGTGCAGAGAAAGTGACATGGAGTAAAATGAATATCCATGCAGACTTTGTTGAAAAATTCTTGGAAATCCATAAAGTCAAAAATTTACGGACGCTCGAAAAGGCGCAACGTTTTTTTGAAGATGTAAAATTGTTTTGTAATAGTGATATGAGTGAGCAATTTAAAAAAGAATTAAAGTTAATATGCTTTGCTGTTGTTGTGGAGAGTGTAGAAAACTTGTACTATAAAGAAATTGATTCTGATAATACTGATTCTGTAGAAAAAATGACAAATACGATTGGAAATATGCTTCAGCATAGAATTGGCAGATATCTTTATGGAATAAAGTGTAGTACAAATTTGGTAGAAATGATACTGAAATATTATGAGGAAGGGGTACTAAATGAAGAACAATTGGATGCTGAATACAAGCTATTTCTTAATTCGGGAGGTAAGTCTAATTATTATAAGTCAGATGAGGAAATAAGGAGTGTATTACCTATTTTAAGAGAGAAAATGCTTGAAGCAAAGAGTTTAGCAGAATTAAATGAATTTGCAGATGCGTATGTTGTTTGGAGTGATGTTTTAGAGGAAAATAATGAAAGTGTTTTATCAGAATATAGAAATATTTTAGAAGAAATGCTGGAAAAAACTGTCTTAGATGGAAAAGAGGAAATGCTATCGTATTCATATGATTTGTTTCACATGTCAGCGGAAAAGATAAAAAGAATATATCAAGAAGAAAATAAAGAGATGATGAAATTTTTAATAGAGACATATGTGGGATATTTGAAAAAAACAACTCATGGGAAAAAGGCTTATGATTATTCATATAAACTTAGAAATAATTTTGATAGTAGTTATTATCATGATATTATCATATCAGAGATAGACAATTTGTATAATAGAATTTCTTTTCCAGTAGACAATGTGGATGAAGATAGATATCATACGTGTTATAATATTATGTATGTTTTGTATCATTCGGATGCTGAAAAATTCTTGCAGTATTGTAAAAAAATAAAAGAAGATTGTGATCATATGTCAAGACATAGAATAGAAGTTTTGGTCGAAGAAATAGTGAAAAAATAG